A genomic window from Silene latifolia isolate original U9 population chromosome 11, ASM4854445v1, whole genome shotgun sequence includes:
- the LOC141611175 gene encoding histone deacetylase HDT1-like, with translation MAGQMEFWGVEVKGNKPCQVPLKPGFVVHVSQATLGDMKKDKETVIVQVKTTDKKLVMGMLNQDTPQLSFDLVFDEDFEISHNWKNGSIHLMGYLAATGEQVFESDSSDEEEEDVPVAKENGQLAAPIAKPSATKPKEEIKPKTEEKDDSDESGSDESDDSDESDDGESDEAADMSDSEEDSEDGDEKDSEEEKPANANAGKKRPSSDAKTPQSKKAKLITPQKTDTKKGVAHVATPYPTNKSGKTPAADKTPKSSGGDVSCGSCKKTFKSDSALQSHSKAKHGAK, from the exons ATGGCAGGCCAAATGGAATTCTGGG GTGTTGAGGTTAAGGGCAACAAGCCATGCCAAGTACCTCTCAAGCCTGGTTTTGTTGTTCACGTTTCACAG GCTACTCTCGGTGACATGAAGAAAGATAAAGAGACTGTGATAGTCCAGGTTAAAACTACTGACAAGAAGTTGGTTATGGGCATGCTAAACCAGGACACTCCTCAGCTGTCATTTGATTTGGTTTTCGACGAAGATTTTGAGATATCTCACAACTGGAAGAATGGAAGCATTCATCTGATGGGATATCTTGCTGCTACAGGCGAACA GGTGTTTGAGTCTG ACTCTTCTGATGAGGAAGAGGAGGATGTTCCAGTTGCTAAGGAGAATG GGCAATTAGCTGCTCCAATTGCTAAGCCTTCTGCCACAAAGCCAAAGGAGGAGATTAAGCCAAAAACTGAAGAGAAAGATGATAGTGATGAGTCTGGTAGCGATGAATCTGATGATTCTGATGAATCTGATGATGGTGAATCTGATGAG GCGGCGGACATGAGCGACAGTGAGGAAGATAGTGAGGATGGAGATGAGAAGGACTCAGAGGAGGAGAAACCAGCTAAT GCTAATGCTGGCAAGAAAAGGCCCAGTTCAGATGCAAAGACACCTCAATCCAAGAAGGCAAAGTTAATTACTCCTCAGAAAACAG ATACAAAGAAGGGTGTTGCTCATGTTGCTACTCCTTACCCAACAAACAAAAGTGGAAAGACTCCAGCTGCTGACAAAACTCCCAAGTCCAGTGGAGGCGATGTCTCATGCGGTTCTTGCAAAAA GACTTTCAAGTCGGACTCAGCTTTGCAATCTCACTCCAAGGCCAAGCATGGTGCCAAGTAG